From Actinopolyspora lacussalsi, a single genomic window includes:
- a CDS encoding tryptophan 2,3-dioxygenase (product_source=TIGR03036; cog=COG3483; pfam=PF03301; superfamily=140959; tigrfam=TIGR03036): MFSEKIISQEFPEVVEWFREHLESSSESMDRSGAVCPFAGPARNAETLDFRVAEVADRDGLSELAALMEENVEEFQKIDWPAGKESIGALVVVIRGLPENQHFLLDDAQGAVKDIAVRKGLMIGQFYPDCPDSSARNSNFQVSQAPEPLFVIRRMAFHDILFLHDNPRLFAEYERRFGHYYTEHGERNIDPRFVELYHTARGDFSKSPYIDYQSIDTLLSLQFPNTRAPAEMTFYVIGQVKEMLFKLIYKEARSVRARIVENRVEDAIVHLGRIKQEFDTLSSTWNVVDTLSPADFAEFRDQLGEASGIDSYMFRMMEFMLGKKSEEMAERHSGIAGAEENVRRALRESSVYDVAVELLLDRTGSAVEKQNYQDVPHDSSVSEKVLGAWTSVYRQRDRSDQLFRLAESLMDVAEAYGRWCCQHMLTVERIIGCKTGTGGTTGAHWLRSSANHRIFPELWQARTLV; encoded by the coding sequence TTGTTTTCTGAGAAAATTATTTCGCAAGAGTTTCCGGAAGTAGTGGAGTGGTTCCGGGAGCATTTGGAGAGTTCGAGTGAGAGTATGGATCGTTCGGGCGCCGTTTGCCCGTTTGCGGGACCCGCTCGAAATGCGGAAACGCTCGATTTTCGTGTGGCGGAGGTGGCCGATCGTGACGGCCTGTCCGAGCTTGCCGCACTTATGGAGGAGAACGTCGAAGAATTCCAGAAGATCGACTGGCCTGCGGGTAAGGAGAGTATAGGAGCGCTCGTTGTCGTCATACGGGGACTTCCGGAAAACCAGCATTTCCTGCTGGATGATGCCCAGGGTGCGGTGAAGGATATCGCGGTGCGAAAAGGATTGATGATCGGACAGTTTTATCCGGACTGCCCTGACTCCTCGGCGAGAAACTCGAATTTTCAGGTTTCGCAGGCTCCGGAGCCGCTTTTCGTGATACGTCGTATGGCTTTTCACGATATTCTTTTTCTGCACGACAATCCTAGGTTGTTCGCCGAGTACGAGCGGAGGTTCGGGCACTATTACACCGAACACGGGGAACGTAATATTGATCCAAGGTTCGTGGAGCTTTATCATACCGCTCGAGGGGATTTTTCCAAGAGTCCTTACATTGATTACCAGAGTATAGACACACTCTTGTCGCTCCAGTTCCCCAACACTCGGGCACCCGCCGAGATGACGTTCTACGTGATCGGCCAGGTAAAGGAAATGCTGTTCAAATTGATTTATAAGGAAGCTCGGTCCGTTCGGGCTCGTATTGTCGAAAACCGGGTGGAGGACGCCATCGTCCATTTGGGAAGAATCAAGCAGGAGTTTGACACGCTGAGCAGTACTTGGAATGTGGTCGACACTCTTTCCCCAGCTGATTTCGCCGAGTTCCGTGACCAACTCGGAGAGGCATCGGGGATCGACTCCTACATGTTCCGAATGATGGAGTTTATGCTCGGGAAAAAGTCGGAAGAAATGGCTGAACGCCACAGCGGTATAGCGGGTGCGGAAGAAAACGTCCGGCGCGCGTTGCGTGAGAGCAGCGTTTACGATGTTGCTGTGGAGCTGTTGCTCGATCGGACCGGGTCGGCTGTCGAGAAACAGAATTACCAGGATGTGCCACACGATTCTTCCGTCTCGGAAAAAGTGCTCGGTGCGTGGACGAGCGTGTACCGGCAACGAGATCGCTCCGACCAACTGTTTCGACTCGCGGAGTCCCTCATGGATGTTGCCGAGGCGTACGGGCGCTGGTGTTGTCAGCACATGCTGACGGTGGAACGAATCATAGGTTGCAAAACCGGCACAGGTGGGACGACAGGGGCTCACTGGCTTCGGAGCTCGGCGAATCATCGGATTTTTCCCGAACTCTGGCAGGCTCGCACTCTGGTCTGA
- a CDS encoding subtilisin family serine protease (product_source=COG1404; cath_funfam=3.40.50.200; cog=COG1404; pfam=PF00082; superfamily=52743) yields MTNSVPSTGDDRLTGDASAQLVSPTGRYVLVFSDDTFARETDQVETLRSVGGAVNVASTSDYEWRALNVDQAASADATVFADLGIGTVTADPDRAASIMAAAAEDPRVTAIEPEQYMYALSGPEDTQAEPSTARTPTTDTGWSTVRAAPVEFHDTSEATWGLQATGVLDSAATGQGIRVAVLDTGLDSSHPDFADREISARSFVSGEAAQDGNGHGTHCVGTSCGPENPPEPPGSRRYGVATRAEILVGKVLGDGGSGTDTNILAAINWAIGNDCRVISMSLGADIRAVSRRYETVGQRALNRGSLIVAAAGNNADRDSGNPGFVGVPANSPSIMAVAALDSRLGIADFSARSNPVDGGQIDIAAPGVDVYSTWPMDRRYRTISGTSMATPHVSGIAALWAQRTDAAGEALWSTLIRGAQRLELPGVDVGAGIAKAPS; encoded by the coding sequence ATGACCAATTCCGTTCCGTCCACCGGTGACGATCGTCTTACCGGGGACGCTTCCGCACAACTGGTATCACCGACCGGACGATACGTCCTGGTGTTCAGCGACGATACATTCGCCCGTGAGACCGATCAGGTCGAAACGCTGCGTTCGGTGGGTGGCGCGGTCAACGTGGCCAGCACCTCCGACTACGAATGGCGTGCGCTGAACGTGGATCAGGCCGCCTCGGCCGATGCCACCGTCTTCGCCGACCTCGGTATCGGCACGGTGACGGCCGATCCGGACAGGGCGGCCTCGATCATGGCCGCCGCTGCCGAGGACCCCCGCGTGACGGCCATCGAGCCCGAACAGTACATGTACGCCCTGAGCGGGCCGGAGGACACACAAGCAGAACCGTCCACGGCTCGGACACCGACCACTGACACCGGCTGGTCCACCGTTCGGGCCGCCCCGGTCGAATTCCACGACACCTCCGAGGCGACCTGGGGGCTGCAGGCCACCGGAGTGCTCGACTCCGCCGCGACCGGCCAGGGAATCCGGGTGGCCGTGCTGGATACGGGGCTGGACTCGAGTCATCCGGACTTCGCCGACCGCGAGATCTCGGCACGTTCCTTCGTGAGCGGCGAAGCAGCCCAGGACGGCAACGGTCACGGCACGCATTGCGTGGGCACGTCCTGCGGCCCGGAGAACCCGCCGGAACCACCCGGCAGCCGTCGTTACGGAGTGGCGACCCGAGCCGAGATCCTGGTGGGCAAGGTGCTCGGTGACGGTGGATCCGGTACCGACACCAACATCCTCGCCGCGATCAACTGGGCGATCGGCAACGACTGCCGGGTGATCTCCATGTCGCTCGGTGCCGACATCCGTGCCGTCTCACGGCGTTACGAGACCGTGGGGCAGCGGGCGCTCAATCGCGGTTCGCTGATCGTGGCAGCCGCGGGCAACAACGCCGACCGCGATTCCGGGAACCCCGGTTTCGTGGGTGTCCCGGCCAACAGTCCCTCGATCATGGCGGTAGCCGCGTTGGACTCCCGGCTCGGCATAGCCGACTTCTCGGCGCGCAGCAACCCGGTCGACGGCGGGCAGATCGACATCGCGGCACCGGGAGTCGACGTGTATTCCACCTGGCCCATGGACCGGCGGTACCGCACGATCTCCGGTACGAGCATGGCCACCCCGCACGTCTCGGGCATCGCCGCGCTGTGGGCGCAGCGTACCGACGCGGCAGGGGAGGCGCTGTGGTCCACGCTGATCCGTGGTGCCCAGCGGCTCGAACTGCCCGGCGTCGACGTCGGAGCGGGAATCGCCAAGGCACCCTCGTGA
- a CDS encoding glutamate-1-semialdehyde 2,1-aminomutase (product_source=KO:K01845; cath_funfam=3.40.640.10; cog=COG0001; ko=KO:K01845; pfam=PF00202; superfamily=53383; tigrfam=TIGR00713) codes for MVTSERIAQKIVDEYEDRTSASRSAFLKAQDHMPGGDTRTMTSYWPYPVYFDKGQENTVRDLDGNWYTDFLANYGALVHGHNHPALIEAVHEQIEKGTAPGGPTLVQIEHARRMRERVPSLEKLRYCNSGTEATMWAIRTARAFTGRDLVIKIHGGYHGTHDWSQISAFVVAGGEFEQYDRALDPVQVSPGVPESVLNSVLSIPYNDTATARRVLGDYAERVAAVIVEPVLGVGGGIPAELDFMRTLRDLTDGIGSLIIFDECATFRVGPWQLKHDVRPDLTTFSKIVGGGLPIGVFGGRSDVMKIFDPLSESEPVFHASAFGGNSLSLASGIAALDNFGSDEIERLNELGSALRAGLDRMAAREGIAGDAVGFGSISYFHFGSGRLDNAADTAARRANRATLRGLMHLELLNKGFLLGRHGIICLSTPTSNEAVSDLTSAFGEVLCKLRPYIAHHHPDLLVEPSVHGESA; via the coding sequence TTGGTCACTTCCGAGAGAATCGCGCAGAAGATAGTCGACGAGTACGAGGACAGGACATCGGCATCACGGTCCGCCTTCCTGAAGGCGCAGGACCACATGCCGGGCGGTGATACGCGCACGATGACGAGCTACTGGCCTTATCCGGTGTATTTCGACAAGGGGCAGGAAAACACTGTACGAGATCTGGACGGGAACTGGTACACGGACTTTCTGGCCAACTACGGTGCTCTGGTGCACGGCCACAACCACCCTGCTCTGATCGAAGCGGTCCACGAGCAGATCGAGAAGGGAACCGCGCCGGGTGGACCCACGTTGGTTCAAATCGAGCACGCACGCCGGATGCGTGAGCGAGTCCCCTCACTGGAAAAATTGCGTTACTGCAACTCCGGTACCGAGGCGACCATGTGGGCGATACGAACGGCTCGTGCCTTTACCGGTCGTGATCTGGTGATCAAGATACACGGCGGCTATCACGGTACCCACGACTGGAGTCAGATCAGTGCCTTCGTCGTTGCCGGCGGGGAGTTCGAGCAGTATGATCGAGCGCTGGATCCGGTGCAGGTGAGTCCCGGGGTTCCCGAGAGTGTGCTGAATTCGGTTCTGTCCATTCCTTACAATGACACCGCGACAGCTCGACGAGTTCTGGGTGATTACGCGGAACGGGTAGCGGCCGTGATAGTTGAGCCGGTGCTCGGCGTCGGTGGTGGCATTCCAGCGGAACTGGATTTCATGCGCACTCTTCGTGACCTTACCGATGGTATAGGTTCCCTGATCATTTTCGACGAATGTGCCACTTTCCGGGTAGGCCCCTGGCAGCTGAAGCACGATGTACGACCCGACCTGACCACTTTCAGTAAGATCGTCGGAGGCGGGCTTCCCATCGGTGTTTTCGGAGGACGTTCGGACGTGATGAAGATTTTCGACCCACTGTCGGAAAGTGAACCGGTCTTTCACGCCAGCGCTTTCGGGGGTAACAGTCTTTCGCTGGCTTCAGGAATCGCTGCCCTGGACAATTTCGGTTCGGACGAGATCGAGCGTCTCAACGAACTCGGATCCGCACTTCGCGCAGGCCTTGACCGGATGGCTGCTCGGGAAGGGATCGCGGGTGACGCGGTTGGTTTCGGTTCCATCAGCTATTTCCACTTCGGCTCGGGAAGACTGGACAACGCGGCAGACACGGCGGCCAGACGTGCGAACAGGGCTACACTGCGAGGTTTGATGCATCTGGAGCTGCTCAACAAGGGATTCCTCTTGGGAAGACATGGCATCATTTGTCTCAGTACGCCTACGTCGAACGAGGCCGTTTCCGATTTAACGAGTGCTTTCGGCGAGGTGCTGTGCAAGCTGCGTCCCTACATCGCCCATCATCATCCCGACCTGCTTGTCGAGCCCTCGGTACACGGAGAATCGGCATGA
- a CDS encoding mandelamide amidase (product_source=KO:K18541; cath_funfam=3.90.1300.10; cog=COG0154; ko=KO:K18541; pfam=PF01425; superfamily=75304) produces the protein MSVSPADWSLTRAVRELTSGRITAETYARALLARCAEYRWLNAFVACDPSRVLEQARVADSAGPDTTRPLHGVPIAVKDNIDASGWNTTAGTPALRNNLAHFDAGAWSRLRDAGAILLGRTNMHELAYGITGDNHCFGPVPNPVAAGRLAGGSSSGSAAAVAASLAPAGLGTDTGGSVRIPAAHCGIIGFRPSTGRYPVDGVLRISHTRDTVGILARDVADLCLLDSVLAVETEASGSTDWGKPGTRFVVPSFPGNVDLDAELMTVFRRGLERLRRAGLVLIDSDHPPEVPELIDKTSFPISLAETPVNFRNYLAGMKYPVGLERLLASVADPEVRELLYPLLLEEPIGDSEYRRALDSLLPELDQLARHTLDRHGAVAYLVPTTVLGPPGTNTCREVSLNGRGVPTFSTYVRNTNLASLVGWPSVSIPVGKTVRGLPVGLQLDVPAGHDRQLLDLARRCSALLSGPSS, from the coding sequence ATGAGCGTCTCACCCGCTGATTGGTCGTTGACGCGAGCGGTTCGTGAGCTGACCAGTGGACGTATCACTGCCGAGACATATGCTCGCGCGCTTCTCGCCCGCTGTGCCGAATATCGCTGGCTGAACGCTTTCGTCGCTTGTGATCCGTCGCGCGTGTTGGAACAGGCACGGGTGGCGGACTCGGCAGGTCCTGATACCACACGTCCGCTGCACGGTGTACCGATCGCGGTCAAGGACAACATCGACGCCTCCGGGTGGAACACCACGGCAGGAACACCGGCATTGCGGAACAATCTCGCCCACTTCGACGCCGGGGCGTGGTCACGACTGCGTGACGCCGGAGCCATCCTGCTGGGCAGGACGAACATGCACGAACTGGCCTACGGGATCACAGGGGACAATCACTGTTTCGGGCCGGTCCCTAACCCGGTCGCCGCGGGCAGGCTTGCCGGCGGTAGCAGCAGCGGCAGTGCGGCGGCCGTCGCTGCTTCGCTCGCTCCGGCCGGTTTGGGAACCGATACCGGTGGATCGGTGCGCATTCCCGCCGCGCACTGTGGCATCATCGGTTTCCGGCCCAGTACGGGGAGATACCCTGTGGACGGAGTCCTCCGGATATCGCACACCCGTGACACGGTCGGCATCCTGGCACGTGATGTAGCCGATCTGTGTTTGCTCGACAGTGTGCTCGCCGTTGAGACCGAAGCATCGGGGTCCACGGACTGGGGAAAACCCGGTACACGATTCGTCGTCCCCTCGTTCCCGGGAAATGTCGACCTCGACGCGGAGCTGATGACCGTTTTTCGTCGTGGATTGGAGAGACTGCGGAGAGCGGGACTGGTTCTGATCGACTCCGACCATCCCCCGGAGGTTCCGGAGTTGATCGACAAAACGAGTTTCCCGATATCGCTCGCCGAAACCCCCGTCAACTTCCGGAACTATCTGGCCGGGATGAAATACCCGGTGGGACTGGAGCGGTTGTTGGCGTCGGTGGCAGATCCCGAGGTGCGCGAGTTGTTGTACCCGCTCCTGTTGGAGGAGCCCATAGGGGACTCCGAGTATCGACGGGCTCTGGACAGTCTTCTTCCGGAGCTCGATCAGCTGGCTCGGCACACCCTCGACAGGCATGGCGCGGTGGCTTACCTGGTTCCTACCACTGTTCTCGGTCCACCTGGTACGAACACCTGCCGCGAGGTGTCGCTCAACGGTCGTGGTGTTCCCACCTTTTCCACCTACGTGCGCAACACCAATCTGGCCAGCCTCGTCGGCTGGCCTTCGGTCAGCATCCCGGTCGGAAAAACGGTGCGGGGCCTGCCTGTCGGTCTCCAGCTTGACGTTCCTGCCGGTCACGACCGCCAACTGCTGGACCTGGCTCGACGCTGCAGCGCTCTGCTGTCCGGTCCTTCGTCGTAG
- a CDS encoding N-hydroxyarylamine O-acetyltransferase (product_source=KO:K00675; cath_funfam=2.40.128.150; cog=COG2162; ko=KO:K00675; pfam=PF00797; superfamily=54001), with translation MWKSDEVDLERYLTRIGYTGGRAATTTALLALHRSHVTSIPFETIDIVRRRPVSLELPDVQEKLVNRLRGGYCYEHVVLFAAVLERFGFGVTGLHARVTADALRLLGLRKRQRDTLDDSRAAPRPNTHAVLMVTTIDSPNPWLCDVGFGGGPLEPVELVENGSSEQCGWEFFLRRDSTEIDTDLWRLRQYSPAGWLDRYTFTMIPQYTVDYEVGNHYLTTHPSSVFRRNLFVQRFLPERHDILHGTTWFTVRPDQPSVEKLISTEELSGFIYDFFGIDAEVESWFDSSF, from the coding sequence TTGTGGAAGAGCGACGAAGTCGATCTCGAGCGGTATCTGACTCGTATCGGATATACGGGCGGACGAGCCGCCACAACAACGGCTTTGTTGGCGCTGCACCGCTCGCATGTCACTTCCATCCCCTTCGAGACGATCGACATCGTCCGCCGAAGGCCGGTGAGCCTGGAATTGCCGGATGTGCAGGAGAAACTCGTGAATCGTCTCCGGGGCGGTTACTGCTACGAGCACGTCGTGCTTTTCGCGGCCGTGTTGGAGCGATTCGGTTTCGGCGTAACCGGGCTGCACGCGCGAGTGACAGCTGACGCGCTGCGGTTGCTCGGCCTGCGTAAACGTCAGCGGGATACGTTGGATGACTCGCGCGCCGCACCGCGTCCCAACACGCACGCCGTTCTCATGGTCACAACCATTGACAGTCCGAATCCGTGGCTCTGCGACGTGGGGTTCGGCGGTGGTCCGTTGGAACCCGTCGAGCTGGTGGAGAACGGTTCTTCCGAGCAGTGCGGCTGGGAATTCTTCCTTCGGCGCGACAGCACGGAAATCGATACCGATCTCTGGAGGTTACGGCAGTACAGCCCGGCCGGATGGTTGGATCGCTACACTTTTACGATGATACCTCAGTACACCGTGGACTACGAAGTCGGTAATCATTACCTCACCACTCATCCTTCGTCGGTTTTCCGGCGCAACCTGTTCGTGCAACGTTTTCTTCCCGAACGTCACGATATCCTGCACGGCACCACTTGGTTCACCGTGCGACCCGACCAGCCATCCGTGGAAAAATTAATTAGCACGGAAGAGCTTTCCGGGTTTATTTATGACTTTTTCGGTATAGACGCGGAGGTGGAAAGCTGGTTCGATTCGTCCTTTTGA
- a CDS encoding cyclase (product_source=KO:K05555; cath_funfam=3.60.15.10; cog=COG0491; ko=KO:K05555; pfam=PF00753; smart=SM00849; superfamily=56281): MTATAITRIGKHSSAYLQLPGGWFHNNAGWITGEHRTLLVDTCATESRSRALLEAARGPEPETGLTAVLTHAHGDHSHGARQVVEHGGSVHAANSAVEEIHDGPHTYPELFEYADWGSIDPPDHITPVTGRTTVDLGGTHAEIHPVPTRAHTDGDLVIHHPDDGVLFTGDLLFHGVTPLALHGSIGGWIEALDWLETFEADTLVPGHGPVITRDDSVLAQQREYLRWLLDNTTEALPEFARLEDLARRGWPEWHDAERHSVNLRVAHAENRRHTPDIADAIAAMLGAAGSRIPLEL; this comes from the coding sequence GTGACGGCCACCGCGATCACTCGTATCGGTAAGCACAGCTCCGCCTACCTGCAGCTGCCGGGCGGCTGGTTCCACAACAACGCGGGCTGGATCACCGGGGAGCACCGGACCCTGCTCGTCGACACCTGCGCCACCGAGAGCCGCAGCCGGGCCCTGTTGGAAGCGGCGCGAGGTCCCGAGCCGGAGACGGGGTTGACCGCCGTGCTCACCCACGCTCACGGCGACCACTCGCACGGAGCACGTCAGGTGGTCGAACACGGCGGCTCGGTCCACGCGGCGAACTCAGCGGTCGAGGAGATCCACGACGGGCCGCACACCTACCCGGAACTGTTCGAGTACGCCGACTGGGGCTCGATCGACCCGCCGGATCACATCACTCCGGTAACCGGGCGAACCACCGTCGATCTCGGCGGTACCCACGCCGAGATCCACCCGGTGCCCACGAGGGCGCACACCGACGGGGACCTGGTGATCCACCACCCCGACGACGGTGTGCTGTTCACCGGCGATCTGCTGTTCCACGGCGTCACTCCCCTGGCGCTGCACGGCAGCATCGGGGGCTGGATCGAGGCACTGGACTGGTTGGAGACCTTCGAGGCGGACACCCTGGTCCCCGGACACGGCCCGGTGATCACCCGCGACGACTCCGTGCTCGCGCAGCAGCGCGAGTACCTGCGATGGCTGCTCGACAACACCACCGAGGCGCTGCCCGAGTTCGCCAGGCTGGAAGACCTGGCGCGGCGGGGTTGGCCCGAGTGGCACGACGCGGAACGCCATTCGGTCAACCTGCGCGTGGCGCACGCCGAGAACCGTCGTCACACCCCGGACATCGCCGACGCGATCGCCGCGATGCTCGGTGCGGCGGGAAGCCGGATCCCGCTGGAGCTGTGA
- a CDS encoding hypothetical protein (product_source=Hypo-rule applied; superfamily=160904), which yields MRHPVTPDGRYFVARGRLWRRTNPDLDPDRRDELVRELMAARRKKRAAMRREDAAAREEARTEVDAAKRALGERGPVWWTDGAPDLTGYAVGDTPYAGWFAGLGEHHDPSGE from the coding sequence ATGCGTCACCCCGTGACACCGGACGGGCGTTACTTCGTGGCACGTGGCAGGTTGTGGCGCCGCACGAATCCGGATCTCGATCCGGACCGTCGGGACGAACTCGTGCGGGAACTGATGGCCGCCCGCAGGAAGAAGCGGGCCGCGATGCGCCGGGAGGACGCCGCCGCCCGGGAAGAGGCGCGGACCGAGGTCGATGCGGCGAAGCGTGCCCTGGGAGAGCGCGGTCCGGTGTGGTGGACAGACGGAGCTCCCGATCTCACCGGGTACGCGGTCGGCGACACGCCCTACGCGGGCTGGTTCGCGGGGCTGGGTGAGCACCACGATCCCTCCGGAGAGTGA
- a CDS encoding N-succinyldiaminopimelate aminotransferase (product_source=KO:K14267; cath_funfam=3.40.640.10; cog=COG0436; ko=KO:K14267; pfam=PF00155; superfamily=53383) — MRNPSEVFGSEHLPDRLPDAELIERYRRSGGNPEELIYLSLGESWTGPPTGLREALSGAVPEYAHGYTLSPYGFPALRDVLRRYIVTTHDLLPEPDVRTDYEVAVSSNGTRDAMFDFGRLLCATAGEREGDKIALLPNPGWDYSGVFEPLGFRVLPYDVSEADAYRPDVDSVVRLLDVSRKSCPRAQLLLVLNPQHNPTGADWGDEAVRQLIRAALRNRVALLIDDAFYAVYDPDTVPTNTVGILLAESARSEVGSRFPWLAVRTLGKQFHCNGWGIGALTAHPETLRGLVRQVHHHAYGAAVPLQAAIAGWMADPASVSYLEGLRCDYTAKRTHVARRLVSELGYPEHAGFPGCCTSYVRLRVPERFLCFSDPAAIYRGRCLHDAGVLFGEGSMVPEHYGSDSVSKHVRLYLGPKRFELDSAVDRILDAGLSWIEPTPTM; from the coding sequence TTGCGGAACCCCTCGGAAGTGTTCGGCTCCGAACACCTGCCGGATCGACTCCCCGACGCCGAGCTCATCGAGCGGTACCGGCGAAGCGGCGGAAATCCGGAAGAGTTGATCTATCTAAGTCTGGGGGAGAGTTGGACCGGACCGCCCACAGGGCTTCGTGAGGCGCTGTCGGGTGCGGTACCCGAGTACGCGCACGGCTACACGCTCTCCCCGTACGGTTTTCCCGCACTGCGGGATGTCCTACGGCGGTACATCGTTACCACGCACGATCTCCTCCCGGAGCCGGATGTTCGAACCGATTACGAGGTCGCGGTGAGCTCGAACGGAACCCGGGACGCGATGTTCGACTTCGGCAGGCTGTTGTGTGCCACCGCTGGTGAGCGTGAAGGAGACAAGATCGCGTTACTGCCCAACCCCGGCTGGGACTACTCCGGGGTTTTCGAGCCGCTCGGTTTCCGCGTGTTGCCCTATGATGTGTCGGAAGCGGACGCATATCGCCCCGACGTCGATTCGGTGGTGCGGCTCCTGGACGTCAGCAGGAAGAGCTGTCCACGAGCCCAGCTGTTGCTGGTTCTCAATCCGCAGCACAATCCTACCGGAGCGGACTGGGGGGACGAGGCCGTTCGACAGTTGATCAGAGCCGCGCTGCGGAACCGGGTCGCTCTGCTGATAGACGACGCGTTCTATGCCGTCTACGATCCGGATACTGTACCCACCAACACCGTCGGGATTCTGCTAGCGGAATCGGCCCGTAGTGAGGTGGGCAGTCGGTTTCCCTGGCTGGCCGTCCGAACCCTGGGCAAACAGTTCCACTGCAACGGCTGGGGGATAGGTGCGTTGACGGCCCATCCCGAAACATTACGCGGCCTGGTTCGACAGGTGCACCATCACGCATACGGCGCTGCCGTGCCTTTGCAGGCGGCAATAGCCGGATGGATGGCCGATCCGGCCTCGGTTTCGTATCTCGAAGGCTTACGATGCGACTATACCGCCAAACGTACGCACGTCGCCCGAAGGTTGGTAAGTGAACTCGGATATCCGGAGCACGCCGGTTTTCCGGGGTGCTGTACTTCTTATGTCCGCCTCCGTGTTCCCGAACGATTTTTGTGTTTTTCCGATCCGGCTGCGATATATCGGGGGAGATGCCTTCACGATGCTGGTGTTCTGTTCGGCGAGGGAAGTATGGTTCCCGAACATTATGGAAGTGATTCGGTCTCGAAACACGTACGGCTGTACCTCGGTCCGAAACGTTTCGAGCTCGATTCGGCGGTGGACCGGATCCTGGATGCCGGACTGAGCTGGATCGAGCCGACCCCAACGATGTGA